From Micromonospora echinaurantiaca:
GTGCAGCCCGCCGCCGCGCCGTACACCGCCGCGCTCACCGGCGCCGGCCTGGCCGCGATGGCCGCCGCCCGCCACCCCCGCGACGGCGCCACCCCGCCGGCCCCGGCGCCGACCGGTACACCGTGACGGTCGGCGGGCGGGCCGGGCTCAGCAGGCGGCGTGGCCGGCGCCGAGCAGGTTGCCCTCCGGGATGACGATCCGCTGGCCGCCGGCCGGCCGGGCCGCGCGCCGGGCCCGCCACTGGCTCTGCTCCCGGCGGGCCGCGGCGTACGTGCCGACCGTCCGGCCCGCGATGCTCGCCCAGCCGTAGCGCCGACCCACCATGGTCCGGGCGCGCCGGGCGACCCGGCGGGCGAAGACCTCGTCGCCGAGGAGCTGGCCGACCGCGCCGGCCAGGGCGTCCGGATCGCTGTGCGGAAAGGTCACCCCGGTGACGCCCGGCTCGACGATCTCGGCGAGGCCGCCGGTACGGGCCACCGCGAGCGGCGCGCCGGCCGCCGCCGCCTCCAGCGCCACCATCCCGAACGGCTCGTAGAGGCTGGGCACCACGGTCGCGTCGGTGGCGCCGAGCACCGCCGGCAGCTGGGTGGTGTCCAGGAAACCGGTGAAGCGTACGGTCGGCCCGAGCGTGAGCCGGCGCGCCTCCTCCTCCAGCTCCGCCCGGTACGGCCCGTCGCCGGCGATCACCACCCGCAGCCCGGGGTGCCGCCGGCGCAGGTACGGCACCGCGTGCACCAGGTGCTGCACGCCCTTCTCGTAGACCAGCCGGCCGGCGTACCCGACCAGCGGCCCGTCCCCGGCGAACCGGGCCCGGGCCGAGGCCACCGCCCGGGGACGGGCCCGCCAGGCCCGGTCGTCGACCCCGTTGGGCACCACGTCGACCTGCCCGGCCGGCACCTCGAAGAGGGTGGTGACCTGGTCGCGCATGTAGCCGGAGCAGGCGATCACCCGGGTCGAGGCGTTGCTGAGCCAGTGTTCGACGCCGTGGATGGTGCGGTTCATCTCCTCGGGCAGCCAGCCCTGGTGCCGGCCCGCCTCGGTCGCGTGGATGGTGGTCACCAGGGGCAGGTCGAGGTGCTCGGCGAGGGTGACCGCGGTGTGCGCGACGAGCCAGTCGTGGGCGTGGATGACGTCGTATTCGGCGGTGTCGGTGGCGCGCAGGGCGGCGCGGGTGAGGGTGTGGTTGAAGGCCATGGTCCAGGCCAGCAGGCTGTTGGTGGCCAGGGGGAAGGTGACGGGGTCTTCGGCGGCGCGGATGACGCGGACGCCGTCGACGTATTCCTCCAGGGGTGCGCCGTCGGCGTGGCGGGTGACGACGGTGACCTGGTGGCCGGCGGCGGCGAGGGCGACGGAGAGGGCATGGACGTGGCGGCCGAGGCCGCCGACGAGCACCGGCGGGTACTCCCAGGACAGCATCAGCACCCGCTGGTGCCGGGCGGGGTGGATGTCGATCACGTCGGCGTCAGGTGACATGCGGCCCCCTCTGAGTTGTCCCCGAGCGCGCGCCGGCCGGCACCTGCGCCGGTGCCCGTCGTCGCGGCTGGATCGGATCCAATCCTGCGGGCGACCGGCTAACCAGCGGAGACGCGGTCGTTGCAGAGGTGTAAACCGTTAACGGCGCACCCGCAGCAGCTCGGCGACGGACCAGGCCTGGAACGGGCAACCGGTCGCCCGGTGCGGGGCGTCCGCGTCGGCCGTCTCGCTCACCGAGCCCAGGCCGTACTCGGCCAGGTGGGCTTCCACACCGACGAACAGGTCGTCGACCGGCAGGCCGGCCCGCCGGCAGGCGTCGACGTACGGGCCGAGCAGCCACGGCCAGACGGTGCCCTGGTGGTACGCCCCGTCCCGCTCCGCCGGCCCGCCCCGGTGCCGCCCGACGAACCCGGGGGAGCCCGGGGCGAGGCTGCGCGGGCCGAGCGGGGTGAGCAGCCCGGCGGCCACCCGGCGCAGCGCCGCCGCGTCCGGCTCCAGCGGGGCGTACGGCAGCGACCAGGCCAGCAGCTGGTTGGGGCGGAGCAGGTCGTCGTCGTGCCGCTCCGCGCCCAGCGGGTACGCCGGCGCGGGCGCGTCCACCACGTCGTACAGCCAGCCGGTCGGGGCGGGGAAGCGGTCGCGGAACGCCGCGGTCGCCCGCTCGTGCAGCCGGCGCAGCTCGGTGGCGTCCCGCCCGGCCAGCTCGCTCAACTCGGCCAGCCCGGCCAGCCCGTTGATCCAGAGCGCGTTGACCTCCACCGGCTTGCCCGCCCGCGGCGTCACCGGCACCCCGTGCACCCGGGCGTCCATCCAGGTCAGCGCCGCCCCCGGGGCGCCGGAGGTGAGCAGCCCGTCGGCCCGGTCGACGGCGATGCCGTACCGGGTGCCGGCCAGGTGCGCGTCGACCACCGTGCGCAGCGCCGGCAGCAGCTCGGCGGCCAGGTCGGTGTCGCCGGTGACGGCGACGTGCCGGCGTACCGCGTGCAGGAACCACAGCGTGCCGTCGACCGTGTTGTACTCCACCCGCCCGGTGTCGGCGGTGTTGGCGAGCATCCCCTCCGACAACGTCGCCGCGTACGACCGCAGCAGCTCGCGCCCCTCGTCGGCCCGGCCGGTGGCGAGGAACAGGCCCTCGTAGGAGATCATCGTGTCCCGCGACCAGGCGCCGAACCACGGGTAGCCGGCGACCACGTCCGGCCCCCGGCCCGTGCTGACGACGAACGCGTCGGCGGCCAGCGCGAGTGTCGCGGTCACCTCGTCGGCCGGCGCGGCGGCCGCCACCACCCGGCGGTTGCGGGCCCGGGCGGCCGCGACCACCTCGGTCGCCGGGGGCGGCTCCTCGGCCAGGTCGCCGGCCCAGGCCAGCACCGACACGGTGTCGCCCGGGCGCTCCAGGGCGCCGGCGAAGCGGCCCGCGTACCAGAGGTCCTCGCTCGGCGGCAGGCCCCGGGCCGCCTCCTCCCGGTGGTGCACGCCCAGCCACCACTGGCCCGCCGGGGTCCAGTCCGGGCCGGCGAGCCGGAACGCGCCCTCGACCACCGCTCCACCGGCCACCGGCTCCACCCGGGGCGCCGGTCCGTCGGCGCGCCGCTCGCCGTGCGCGTCCCGCCAGGTGCAGGCCGCGGCCAGCTCCAGCCGGACCGGGCCGCCGGTGACCAGCCGGTGCACCACCGCGACGCAGCGGTGGCCGTGCCGCATGGCCAGCTCCCGCTCGATCACCACGTCGCCGATCCGCCACCGCCACCGGGGCACCCCGTCGACCAGGGTGAACTGCTCCAGCAGCTCGAAGCCGGGCGGGTCGACGACTCCGGAGGCCCACTCGTGCGCGCCCAGCCGCACCCGGGCGCCGGAGGGGAGCAGCACGGCCGGGTCCAGGCTGACCAGGCCGACCCGGCGGGACGCCGGCGTCTCGCCGGCCACCACCAGCAGCC
This genomic window contains:
- a CDS encoding amylo-alpha-1,6-glucosidase is translated as MIDIRFGPQVCGQLSSGATREWLVTDGLGGYAMGTVSGLRTRRYHGLLVVAGETPASRRVGLVSLDPAVLLPSGARVRLGAHEWASGVVDPPGFELLEQFTLVDGVPRWRWRIGDVVIERELAMRHGHRCVAVVHRLVTGGPVRLELAAACTWRDAHGERRADGPAPRVEPVAGGAVVEGAFRLAGPDWTPAGQWWLGVHHREEAARGLPPSEDLWYAGRFAGALERPGDTVSVLAWAGDLAEEPPPATEVVAAARARNRRVVAAAAPADEVTATLALAADAFVVSTGRGPDVVAGYPWFGAWSRDTMISYEGLFLATGRADEGRELLRSYAATLSEGMLANTADTGRVEYNTVDGTLWFLHAVRRHVAVTGDTDLAAELLPALRTVVDAHLAGTRYGIAVDRADGLLTSGAPGAALTWMDARVHGVPVTPRAGKPVEVNALWINGLAGLAELSELAGRDATELRRLHERATAAFRDRFPAPTGWLYDVVDAPAPAYPLGAERHDDDLLRPNQLLAWSLPYAPLEPDAAALRRVAAGLLTPLGPRSLAPGSPGFVGRHRGGPAERDGAYHQGTVWPWLLGPYVDACRRAGLPVDDLFVGVEAHLAEYGLGSVSETADADAPHRATGCPFQAWSVAELLRVRR
- a CDS encoding glycosyltransferase family 4 protein — translated: MSPDADVIDIHPARHQRVLMLSWEYPPVLVGGLGRHVHALSVALAAAGHQVTVVTRHADGAPLEEYVDGVRVIRAAEDPVTFPLATNSLLAWTMAFNHTLTRAALRATDTAEYDVIHAHDWLVAHTAVTLAEHLDLPLVTTIHATEAGRHQGWLPEEMNRTIHGVEHWLSNASTRVIACSGYMRDQVTTLFEVPAGQVDVVPNGVDDRAWRARPRAVASARARFAGDGPLVGYAGRLVYEKGVQHLVHAVPYLRRRHPGLRVVIAGDGPYRAELEEEARRLTLGPTVRFTGFLDTTQLPAVLGATDATVVPSLYEPFGMVALEAAAAGAPLAVARTGGLAEIVEPGVTGVTFPHSDPDALAGAVGQLLGDEVFARRVARRARTMVGRRYGWASIAGRTVGTYAAARREQSQWRARRAARPAGGQRIVIPEGNLLGAGHAAC